In one window of Toxotes jaculatrix isolate fToxJac2 chromosome 10, fToxJac2.pri, whole genome shotgun sequence DNA:
- the LOC121188058 gene encoding hepatitis A virus cellular receptor 1 homolog, whose amino-acid sequence MRGLCFFFLSILTQGTFSDVIGLIGHNVTLPCEYDTQTHGVLSFCWGQGTVPTFKCSSTILSSQDGAVQSRQSSRYQLLGRVTEGDVSLTILNAQLSDGGVYGCRVEIPGLFNDYKVNIHLVMEEAPVEQVVTQQSTVVTQQLTVATDGRHAEQSEILTTSVPKNVEVADPTVDIIHCGRTKEIFKALLRVENIARMGAIFFSTIIIILVFIFRGSFQSGGDLLHVDTSAAENIYESVPK is encoded by the exons ATGCgtggtctttgtttttttttcctctccatcttgACCCAAG GCACCTTCAGTGATGTTATTGGCCTCATTGGGCACAATGTCACCTTGCCCTGTGAGTATGACACCCAAACTCACGGTGTGCTTAGTTTCTGCTGGGGACAAGGGACGGTGCCCACATTCAAGTGCTCTAGCACAATCCTCTCCTCCCAGGATGGGGCTGTACAGTCCAGGCAGTCGTCCAGGTACCAGCTACTGGGCAGGGTGACAGAAGGAGATGTGTCCCTGACCATCCTGAACGCTCAGTTGAGTGACGGCGGTGTGTACGGCTGCAGGGTTGAGATCCCTGGGCTATTCAATGACTATAAAGTCAACATACACCTGGTCATGGAGGAAG ctcctgTGGAACAAGTTGTTACCCAGCAGTCGACAGTTGTTACCCAGCAGTTGACTGTTGCTACCGATGGGAGACATGCTGAGCAATCAG AAATATTGACAACATCTGTGCCTAAGAATGTGGAAGTTGCTGACCCAACAGTGGACATTATTCATTGTGGAAGAACTAAG GAAATATTCAAAGCCCTCCTGAGAGTGGAGAACATTGCCAGGATGGGAGCTATTTTCTTCTCCACCATAATCATAATCCTTGTCTTTATTTTCC GTGGATCATTTCAGTCGGGGGGCGACCTTCTGCATGTTGACACCTCAGCTGCTGAGAACATTTATGAAAGTGTCCCAAAGTGA